The following proteins are co-located in the Opitutaceae bacterium genome:
- a CDS encoding type II/IV secretion system protein yields MPLGKVQSQVVAKLEEIGRLTSDQRLALTNHPEDLSGEALDKLLQDQYAVTPFQLLVARAGASGLAPYNVSRLRVGPSTFERVPQQFCQDNVLIPVGQVGDYLLVAFANPFEVTVPAKLQEMTGMRVVRLLGREKDIREKFAKSADRAGFDEVVQKIGAEFGKEVVEAVDENVNEESGPIIQLSNRIIEDAYYGGTSDIHIEPQEKEVIVRYRVDGICSEKLRLPSKVAPALIARLKIMCNLDIAERRLPQDGRIVFKQYTKKGIDIDLRVSTAPLNHGEGMVMRILDKQKSTLPLTALGFSEENLSRYREAIRQPYGMILHCGPTGSGKSMTLYSALNEINSPELVIRTAEDPIEYTLAGINQMQMHRQIGLTFAAALRSFLRQDPDIILVGEIRDKETANIAVEAALTGHLLISTLHTNDAPSTIARLTDMGVESFMISSSLLCVCAQRLMRRLCKTCRFQIEPTSREKEILEKAIGWSGPIYKANLRGCPKCGNSGYKGRVGIHELMITNEELIDGINKGMESTELKKIAMRGGMKTLHQDSMLKVKEGVSSLEEAIATVPPDLV; encoded by the coding sequence CAATCCCAAGTTGTCGCCAAGCTCGAGGAAATCGGTCGTCTGACCTCGGACCAGCGTCTTGCGCTGACCAATCATCCCGAAGACCTCAGCGGTGAGGCGCTCGACAAGCTGCTGCAGGACCAGTACGCGGTCACGCCTTTTCAGCTTCTCGTCGCACGCGCGGGGGCGTCTGGTCTGGCTCCGTACAATGTCTCCCGACTGCGTGTGGGACCGTCGACCTTTGAGCGCGTGCCCCAGCAGTTTTGCCAGGACAATGTCCTGATTCCTGTCGGACAGGTGGGCGACTACCTGCTTGTCGCGTTTGCGAATCCCTTCGAGGTGACGGTTCCGGCGAAACTCCAGGAAATGACCGGCATGCGCGTGGTGCGCCTGCTGGGTCGCGAGAAGGACATCCGGGAGAAGTTTGCGAAGTCGGCGGATCGCGCCGGGTTCGACGAGGTTGTCCAGAAGATCGGCGCGGAGTTCGGCAAGGAGGTCGTCGAGGCCGTCGACGAGAATGTCAATGAGGAGTCCGGCCCGATCATCCAGCTTTCGAACCGCATCATCGAGGACGCCTATTACGGCGGCACCTCTGACATCCACATCGAGCCTCAGGAGAAGGAGGTCATTGTGCGCTATCGCGTGGATGGCATCTGTTCGGAGAAGCTCCGCCTGCCGTCGAAGGTCGCCCCGGCGCTGATCGCGCGCCTCAAGATCATGTGCAATCTGGACATTGCGGAGCGCCGGCTGCCGCAGGACGGACGCATCGTTTTCAAGCAGTACACGAAAAAGGGCATCGACATCGATCTTCGCGTCTCCACGGCGCCGCTGAATCACGGCGAGGGCATGGTGATGCGCATACTTGACAAGCAGAAGTCAACGCTGCCGCTGACGGCTCTCGGTTTTTCGGAGGAGAACCTCAGCCGGTACCGCGAGGCCATCCGCCAGCCGTATGGCATGATCCTGCATTGCGGACCGACGGGCTCGGGAAAATCGATGACGCTCTACTCCGCGCTCAACGAGATCAATTCACCTGAACTCGTGATCCGCACGGCGGAGGACCCCATTGAATACACGCTGGCCGGCATCAACCAGATGCAGATGCACCGGCAGATCGGCCTGACGTTCGCTGCGGCGCTGCGGTCCTTTCTGCGCCAGGATCCCGACATCATTCTCGTGGGTGAAATTCGCGACAAGGAAACCGCCAACATCGCGGTGGAGGCGGCGCTGACCGGACACCTCCTGATATCGACCCTGCACACCAATGACGCACCGTCGACGATCGCGCGTCTCACCGACATGGGCGTGGAGTCGTTCATGATTTCCTCATCGCTCCTGTGCGTCTGCGCCCAGCGCCTGATGCGGCGCCTCTGCAAGACCTGTCGTTTCCAGATCGAGCCGACATCCCGGGAAAAGGAGATTCTGGAGAAGGCGATCGGCTGGAGCGGCCCGATCTACAAGGCGAATCTCCGGGGATGCCCCAAGTGCGGCAATTCCGGATACAAGGGGCGCGTTGGCATTCATGAATTGATGATCACGAACGAGGAGCTGATCGACGGCATCAACAAGGGCATGGAGTCGACGGAGTTGAAGAAGATCGCGATGCGCGGCGGGATGAAAACCCTGCACCAGGATTCAATGCTCAAGGTCAAGGAAGGCGTCAGCAGCCTCGAGGAGGCGATAGCCACGGTGCCGCCGGATCTGGTCTAG
- a CDS encoding type II toxin-antitoxin system VapC family toxin, which produces MWVVDTCVVLDVFEHDPRFGLPSARLLERLLPDGLAVSPVTMVELSAAFSGDLVEQMRFLDHAGIAYSDPWTSADMEASHRAWHACVRARRTEKVPRRPVANLLIGGFAFNRSGLVTRDPGDFKRWYPKLTIREP; this is translated from the coding sequence ATGTGGGTCGTCGACACCTGTGTCGTCCTCGATGTTTTCGAACATGATCCCCGGTTTGGACTGCCGTCGGCGAGGCTCCTGGAGCGATTGCTGCCGGACGGACTGGCGGTGTCGCCCGTGACCATGGTGGAGCTGTCCGCCGCATTCAGCGGGGACCTGGTGGAGCAGATGCGTTTTTTGGATCATGCCGGCATTGCCTACTCGGACCCCTGGACCTCGGCGGACATGGAGGCCTCCCACCGCGCCTGGCATGCCTGCGTGCGCGCCCGCCGGACTGAAAAAGTCCCCCGACGACCGGTGGCGAATCTGTTGATCGGAGGTTTCGCATTCAACCGCAGCGGCCTCGTCACACGGGACCCCGGGGATTTCAAGCGCTGGTACCCCAAGCTGACCATAAGGGAGCCTTGA
- a CDS encoding AbrB/MazE/SpoVT family DNA-binding domain-containing protein has protein sequence MNESTLTERGQISLPAALRRALRLRPGQKLRFEAVSDREFRVFAPPCEAPGPLAALGYARRLRTRARTTKDWMKELREGES, from the coding sequence ATGAATGAAAGCACCCTGACGGAGCGCGGGCAGATCTCCCTCCCAGCCGCGTTGCGGAGGGCGCTTCGTTTGCGACCAGGCCAGAAACTGAGATTCGAAGCGGTTTCCGACCGTGAGTTCCGGGTTTTTGCGCCGCCTTGCGAGGCGCCTGGACCGCTGGCGGCACTGGGCTATGCGCGCCGGCTGCGAACCCGGGCGCGAACTACGAAGGATTGGATGAAGGAATTGCGCGAGGGGGAGTCCTGA
- a CDS encoding transposase, translated as MQRWHIELHYRQIKTNLGLDVLRGLSPATVERELWMHAIAYNLIRALMLKGALTGQIPVARLSFKGTLDLLMSWAPLATRKRLLRHLKQELIDRIISDLVPFRPGRSEPRAKKRRPKNYQFLTKPRHIFRVSASRALK; from the coding sequence ATGCAGCGCTGGCACATCGAATTGCACTACCGCCAGATCAAGACCAATCTCGGACTGGATGTTCTTCGCGGGCTTTCCCCCGCCACAGTCGAGCGGGAGCTTTGGATGCACGCCATCGCCTACAATCTGATCCGCGCACTCATGCTCAAGGGCGCATTGACCGGCCAGATTCCCGTGGCGCGCCTCAGTTTCAAGGGCACCCTCGATCTTCTCATGAGCTGGGCGCCACTTGCGACACGCAAGCGACTCCTGCGTCATTTGAAGCAGGAACTGATTGATCGCATCATCTCCGATCTCGTCCCATTCCGCCCCGGTCGCTCCGAACCACGGGCAAAAAAGCGCCGACCGAAAAACTACCAGTTCCTCACCAAACCTCGTCACATCTTCCGCGTATCTGCCTCTCGTGCCCTCAAATAA
- a CDS encoding PIN domain-containing protein, translating to MNVLLALLDPMHVHHDAAHRWYVARSPLRLLTCSHLENGVIRVASQPKYPNCLGTSGRVREVLQHFVEKADTESCGRDVSLLDDGVLLQPESRTPSRVADLYLLALAAAHGARLATFDWRIPAASVAGGPDSLEVIPVRDA from the coding sequence GTGAACGTGCTGCTGGCGCTGCTCGATCCGATGCACGTCCATCATGACGCAGCGCACCGCTGGTATGTGGCGCGCTCGCCGCTGCGTTTGCTGACATGCTCTCATCTCGAGAACGGCGTGATCCGGGTGGCGAGCCAGCCGAAGTACCCGAACTGCCTCGGCACCAGCGGGCGGGTCAGGGAAGTTCTGCAACATTTCGTTGAAAAAGCGGACACCGAATCCTGCGGGCGCGATGTCTCGCTGTTGGATGATGGCGTTCTGCTCCAGCCGGAATCGCGCACGCCGTCAAGAGTCGCGGATTTGTATCTGCTGGCCCTGGCGGCGGCGCATGGCGCGAGGCTGGCCACCTTCGACTGGCGGATTCCCGCAGCGTCCGTGGCGGGCGGACCGGATTCGCTCGAAGTCATCCCCGTGCGGGATGCGTGA
- a CDS encoding dipeptide epimerase, translated as MSTLTFERLRLEKTVPLTISRGTSTHSKIFWLRWIDEGVEGWGEAVPFAIDERPQPFSAIVEAYETHRPWLETMAAWERQEIDRRLRAADAPSAFIAAVNQALYDWLGRRLGQPVSRLLGFASGASALTFATIGILSPGDAVLRVKKWREAHDVRAFKVKLGSRAGVEADKAMFSAVRAVVPDGFKMSVDANGGWSPPTTVAMAGWLAGQGVDHIEQPLPRGQESDLAAVQADSALPIFVDESCRTAADLPALVGCVAGINIKLMKCGGLDGALHLLHAARAHGLRILVGCYGSSALGNCCALTLAPFADLIDLDSHLNLRDDPFAGWTLKEGLLTASSSPGFGVSHA; from the coding sequence ATGTCTACCCTGACATTTGAGCGCCTGCGCCTGGAGAAGACGGTTCCCTTGACGATCAGCCGCGGCACGTCGACGCACAGCAAGATTTTCTGGCTTCGCTGGATCGATGAGGGGGTGGAAGGCTGGGGGGAGGCAGTTCCGTTTGCGATCGACGAGCGTCCGCAGCCTTTCTCCGCAATTGTTGAGGCGTATGAAACCCACCGTCCCTGGCTCGAAACGATGGCGGCGTGGGAGCGCCAGGAGATCGACCGGCGTCTTCGAGCCGCCGACGCGCCGTCGGCCTTCATTGCCGCGGTGAACCAAGCTCTGTACGACTGGCTGGGCAGGCGGCTCGGGCAGCCGGTTTCGCGCCTGTTGGGATTTGCGAGCGGCGCGAGTGCGCTCACCTTTGCGACGATCGGCATTTTGTCACCGGGTGACGCCGTTCTTCGCGTGAAAAAGTGGCGTGAGGCGCATGATGTGCGGGCCTTCAAGGTGAAGCTCGGTTCGCGGGCCGGAGTGGAGGCGGACAAGGCGATGTTTTCAGCCGTGCGTGCGGTGGTGCCGGATGGATTCAAGATGAGCGTCGATGCCAACGGGGGCTGGTCGCCTCCAACGACCGTGGCGATGGCGGGATGGCTTGCGGGGCAGGGTGTCGATCACATCGAACAACCACTGCCACGGGGACAGGAGAGCGACCTGGCCGCGGTGCAGGCCGATTCGGCGCTGCCGATATTTGTCGACGAAAGCTGTCGCACGGCGGCGGATCTGCCGGCGCTGGTTGGATGCGTCGCAGGGATCAACATCAAGCTGATGAAATGCGGCGGACTCGACGGCGCGCTTCACCTGCTGCACGCGGCGCGGGCGCATGGCCTGCGCATTCTGGTCGGGTGCTACGGCAGCAGCGCGCTCGGAAACTGCTGTGCGCTGACGCTTGCGCCGTTTGCGGATTTGATCGACCTCGACAGCCATCTCAATCTCAGGGACGACCCCTTTGCGGGATGGACGCTGAAGGAAGGCTTGCTGACCGCCTCGTCTTCGCCCGGATTTGGAGTTTCCCATGCCTAG
- a CDS encoding DUF1611 domain-containing protein, with amino-acid sequence MPSSSSDPASPQRFAILLHGGFTTRHGKTGISLLRYRGREVVAVIDRETAGRPLREVSRMADLPDIPVVATIAEALASRPTALVIGMSPSGGRLPDELWPGMREAVQAGVSIWNGLHTRIADAPGIAAALRPGVRVWDMRREPENVRTGTGGARQLSAKRILFVGTDMAIGKMTAALEFDRESRARGLRSAFVATGQAGIMISGSGVCLDAVRVDYASGSIEAEVVRQGKDRDVVWVEGQGSLLNPASTATLPLIRGTQPTHLVLVHKAGLAHLQAFPNLLIPPLSKVVQMYEQVASAAGIFAPAPVMGIALNTWGMSEEAARGAVAAAARETGLPATDAVRFGTGEILDAILRTPPAA; translated from the coding sequence ATGCCTAGCTCATCGTCTGACCCAGCCTCGCCCCAACGCTTTGCCATTCTGCTTCACGGCGGATTCACGACCAGGCACGGCAAGACGGGCATTTCGCTTCTGCGGTATCGCGGCCGCGAGGTTGTCGCCGTGATCGATCGTGAGACGGCGGGGCGTCCGCTGCGCGAGGTGTCGCGCATGGCAGACCTTCCCGACATTCCGGTGGTCGCAACGATTGCGGAGGCGCTGGCCAGCCGGCCCACGGCGCTTGTCATTGGCATGTCGCCGTCGGGCGGCCGCCTGCCGGATGAGTTGTGGCCTGGCATGCGCGAGGCGGTGCAGGCGGGCGTGTCGATCTGGAATGGATTGCACACGCGCATCGCGGACGCCCCCGGAATCGCCGCGGCGCTCCGGCCGGGTGTTCGAGTCTGGGACATGCGCCGGGAACCGGAAAACGTCAGGACGGGCACCGGTGGCGCGCGGCAGCTTTCGGCGAAGCGGATTCTTTTTGTCGGAACCGACATGGCCATCGGCAAGATGACGGCGGCGCTCGAGTTCGACCGGGAGTCGCGCGCGCGGGGCCTGCGGTCGGCGTTCGTCGCCACCGGCCAGGCAGGCATCATGATCAGCGGTTCCGGAGTGTGCCTTGATGCGGTGCGCGTCGACTACGCCAGCGGATCGATCGAGGCGGAGGTGGTGCGACAGGGGAAGGACCGGGATGTGGTCTGGGTGGAGGGGCAGGGTTCGCTCCTCAATCCCGCATCGACAGCCACGCTGCCGCTGATCCGCGGAACGCAACCCACGCACCTGGTCCTCGTGCACAAGGCCGGGCTCGCGCATCTGCAGGCGTTTCCCAACCTGCTGATTCCGCCGCTCAGCAAGGTCGTGCAAATGTATGAGCAGGTCGCTTCGGCGGCGGGAATATTTGCACCCGCGCCCGTCATGGGAATCGCGCTGAACACCTGGGGAATGAGCGAGGAGGCGGCGCGCGGCGCCGTGGCTGCGGCTGCGCGCGAAACAGGCCTGCCTGCAACGGATGCGGTCAGGTTCGGCACCGGGGAGATTCTCGACGCAATCCTGCGAACGCCGCCGGCCGCCTGA
- a CDS encoding heavy metal translocating P-type ATPase metal-binding domain-containing protein: protein MSATLSPSRPKAETRRAAAMQCRHCGSALIDDAMRASGFCCNGCSYVFQLVHASGFDRYYSFKDAITAPADPGVFQPRDYAWLDEAQASAEADSDRVATLTLNIQGISCAACVWLIERVFLQESGAREIVVNAQYGTARLTWTRGEFQASAFARKLQGFGYSLGPAGESAGEPESRGLAKRIGLCAAFTMNVMLFTLPAYFGMESSFEWAGLFELLSLAFGTLSLLVGGSYFLVRAVRALRERAMHIDLPIALGITGAYAGSLYGWAAGRAEYMYFDFVSTFILLMLIGRWAQVAAVERNRRRLLGGQPHAQKVRVEGGESTAVEKLQPGQSIVLPPGRTVPVESRLLDASAAFSLASINGEAAPRVFSAGQRVPAGAIPVGLSVVRLLTLQRWDDSLLAQLLAPRAETSSRHIFLERIVRGYLIGILGIALIAGIAWWVTTHDALKTGAIITAILVVSCPCAVALAFPLADEMATVALRRVGVFVRNAGLWTRLRAVKRLIFDKTGTLTLETPRLRNPERLSRLSNEERAALLALVSDNAHPVSQSLLEHLLASELIKPIPGDVRETVGAGVELGPWSLGRAGWRSKAEGSATVFACDGQTIAEFEFADAVRADASREITALSRRGLQSAILSGDDPGRVAALAQKLGIPADHAIGGLSPHDKAEWLRENAPGEALMLGDGANDSLAFDQALCRGTPVIHRGVLEKKADFYYLGRGIGGIRALLEVDGIRHRTQRNILAFSVAYNLLAVGLAVAGRMNPLVAAILMPVSSLLTLAIVSYGMRSAAKVSA from the coding sequence ATGAGCGCGACACTGTCACCGTCCAGACCGAAGGCCGAAACCCGTCGGGCAGCTGCGATGCAATGCCGTCATTGCGGCTCGGCCCTGATCGACGACGCCATGCGCGCGAGCGGCTTCTGCTGCAATGGCTGCAGCTACGTTTTCCAACTGGTGCACGCGAGCGGGTTCGACCGCTACTACAGTTTCAAGGACGCTATCACAGCGCCGGCGGACCCGGGCGTCTTTCAGCCGCGCGACTATGCCTGGCTGGACGAGGCCCAGGCATCCGCCGAAGCCGACTCCGACCGCGTGGCCACCCTGACGCTGAATATCCAGGGCATCTCATGCGCCGCCTGCGTGTGGCTGATCGAGCGCGTGTTTCTCCAGGAATCCGGCGCGAGAGAGATCGTCGTCAACGCGCAGTACGGCACCGCACGGCTCACCTGGACACGCGGCGAATTCCAGGCATCCGCGTTTGCACGAAAGCTTCAGGGTTTCGGCTACTCCCTCGGCCCCGCCGGGGAATCCGCCGGCGAACCGGAGAGCCGCGGGCTCGCAAAACGCATCGGGCTTTGCGCGGCGTTCACGATGAACGTCATGCTCTTCACGCTGCCCGCCTACTTCGGCATGGAGTCGAGCTTTGAGTGGGCGGGCCTGTTCGAGCTGCTCTCGCTGGCCTTCGGAACACTGAGCCTGCTCGTCGGCGGCAGCTACTTTCTCGTGCGCGCCGTGCGCGCGCTGCGCGAGCGCGCAATGCACATTGACCTTCCCATCGCGCTGGGAATCACGGGCGCCTACGCAGGCTCCCTCTACGGCTGGGCGGCGGGGCGCGCGGAATACATGTACTTCGACTTCGTCTCGACCTTCATCCTTCTGATGCTGATCGGCCGGTGGGCGCAGGTGGCCGCGGTTGAACGCAACCGGCGACGGCTCCTGGGCGGGCAGCCGCACGCGCAAAAGGTGCGGGTCGAGGGCGGAGAATCCACGGCTGTCGAAAAGCTTCAACCCGGGCAGTCCATCGTGCTGCCACCGGGCCGCACCGTCCCCGTCGAATCCCGGCTCCTCGATGCCAGCGCCGCCTTTTCGCTCGCCTCGATCAACGGCGAGGCGGCGCCGCGCGTCTTCTCGGCAGGTCAACGCGTGCCCGCCGGGGCGATCCCCGTGGGTCTCAGTGTGGTGCGTCTCCTCACGCTGCAGCGCTGGGATGACTCGCTGCTCGCCCAGCTGCTCGCTCCCCGGGCGGAAACCTCGTCGCGTCACATTTTTCTCGAGCGCATCGTGCGCGGCTACCTGATCGGCATCCTCGGCATCGCCCTGATCGCAGGCATTGCCTGGTGGGTCACGACCCATGATGCGCTGAAAACCGGAGCGATCATCACGGCAATCCTCGTCGTATCCTGCCCCTGCGCCGTCGCCCTCGCTTTCCCGCTCGCCGACGAAATGGCGACCGTCGCCCTGCGTCGCGTCGGCGTTTTCGTCCGGAACGCCGGCCTGTGGACCCGGCTTCGCGCCGTGAAGCGGCTGATCTTCGACAAGACGGGCACGCTCACGCTGGAGACTCCCAGGCTGCGCAATCCCGAGAGGCTGTCCCGCCTCAGCAACGAGGAGCGCGCCGCCCTGCTCGCGCTCGTTTCCGACAATGCGCATCCGGTGAGCCAGAGTCTGCTGGAGCACCTGCTTGCCAGCGAACTCATCAAACCCATTCCCGGCGATGTGCGGGAAACCGTGGGTGCGGGTGTCGAACTGGGCCCCTGGTCGCTGGGTCGCGCCGGCTGGCGCAGCAAAGCGGAGGGAAGCGCCACCGTCTTCGCTTGCGACGGTCAGACCATCGCTGAATTCGAATTCGCCGATGCCGTCCGCGCGGACGCTTCACGCGAAATCACTGCGCTTTCCCGTCGTGGGCTCCAATCGGCGATTCTCAGCGGCGACGATCCAGGCCGGGTCGCGGCGCTCGCCCAAAAACTGGGCATCCCAGCCGATCATGCCATCGGCGGCCTCTCCCCGCACGACAAGGCCGAATGGTTGCGCGAGAACGCGCCAGGCGAGGCGCTCATGCTGGGCGACGGTGCAAACGACAGTCTCGCCTTTGACCAGGCACTCTGCCGCGGAACACCGGTGATTCATCGCGGCGTCCTGGAAAAGAAAGCCGACTTCTACTATCTCGGACGCGGCATCGGCGGCATCCGCGCGCTGCTCGAAGTTGACGGCATCCGTCACCGCACCCAGCGCAACATTCTCGCCTTCTCAGTCGCCTACAATCTTCTCGCCGTGGGCCTCGCCGTTGCAGGCAGGATGAACCCGCTCGTCGCAGCCATATTGATGCCTGTGAGTTCGCTGCTCACGCTCGCGATCGTCTCCTACGGGATGCGTTCCGCCGCCAAGGTGTCGGCGTAA
- a CDS encoding sulfite exporter TauE/SafE family protein: protein MDLAGITSPGTAFAAGLVTSLHCAGMCGPLACGLMPGRADTTDPNTIRTVYHLTRLLGYAALGGFAGALGRGPLLLLSSSAARWLPWIMVLFFVALAFRWDRLLPRIPVLGKGYLRLQSWLRGQSRLTAAATLGIATPLLPCGPLYFVITLAVLAGSARQGVELMLAFGLGTVPLLWLAQSQFNWVRGKLSPLWINRMRISLALTAAVIVGWRLRGTLGFEGPTPWNFICL from the coding sequence ATGGATCTCGCGGGCATCACCTCTCCCGGCACCGCCTTCGCCGCCGGCCTGGTCACGAGCCTGCACTGCGCCGGCATGTGCGGACCGCTCGCGTGCGGACTCATGCCTGGCAGGGCGGACACAACCGATCCGAATACGATCCGCACCGTCTATCACCTGACGCGACTCCTCGGCTACGCCGCACTGGGTGGATTCGCCGGCGCGCTGGGACGCGGACCGCTGCTCCTGCTCTCCTCCTCCGCGGCGCGCTGGCTGCCGTGGATCATGGTCCTGTTTTTTGTCGCCCTCGCCTTTCGCTGGGATCGCCTGCTTCCCCGGATTCCCGTTCTCGGAAAAGGATACCTCCGACTCCAGAGCTGGCTGCGCGGACAATCCCGGCTGACCGCCGCAGCGACCCTCGGCATAGCCACGCCGCTTCTGCCCTGCGGTCCATTGTACTTCGTGATCACACTCGCCGTTCTCGCGGGCTCCGCGCGGCAGGGCGTCGAGCTCATGCTCGCCTTCGGACTCGGCACCGTGCCCCTGCTCTGGCTCGCCCAATCCCAGTTCAACTGGGTGCGGGGCAAACTGTCGCCACTCTGGATAAACCGGATGCGCATCAGCCTCGCGCTAACGGCCGCGGTCATCGTGGGCTGGCGCCTGCGCGGCACGCTCGGCTTCGAGGGTCCCACCCCGTGGAATTTCATCTGCCTTTGA
- the ccoG gene encoding cytochrome c oxidase accessory protein CcoG, whose amino-acid sequence MSALRPERPNRDTVTTIRKDGSKAFLFPADVRGRFEKYRKLSASALIVFYLALPWIKINGYPAVFLDIAGRRFHLFGVTLAAQDLWLLFFVITGLGFTLFFITALLGRVWCGWACPHTVFLDHVYRKIERWIDGDAVKRRALDQAPWTTEKIIRRVVKHTLYILVSAIITHLFLAYFVSLPEVWSMMRTAPTEHWGAFLFMGLATGALYFNFAWFREQMCIVLCPYGRIQSALIDDHSLVIGYDTKRGEPRSSRKSAASRREDGAAALKSAAPLAETTATAEPAGDCVDCLRCVQVCPTGIDIRQGLQMECIGCTACIDACDAVMTRLGRPEGLIRYDSQQGFTGKPTRWLRSRTILYLALFMVGAGVALWALSTVKPMNLDVTRMTGAPYVVDAQTVRNQFLVRLLNKQNRPAHFNVRIVGGPEGLKQVGLETTVEVPPLAELVQPLILQQARDRYEGLFRFEVEADGVETSARLARRVDFLGPEARLLREEEAEKHHGKN is encoded by the coding sequence ATGTCCGCCCTCAGACCCGAAAGACCCAACCGCGATACCGTCACGACGATCCGCAAGGACGGATCGAAGGCGTTCCTCTTTCCCGCGGACGTCCGGGGTCGGTTCGAAAAGTACCGAAAGCTCTCGGCCTCCGCCCTGATCGTCTTCTACCTCGCCCTGCCGTGGATCAAGATCAACGGCTACCCGGCCGTGTTCCTGGACATCGCCGGCCGGCGCTTCCATCTCTTCGGCGTGACTCTCGCGGCTCAGGACTTGTGGCTGCTCTTCTTCGTCATCACCGGCCTCGGGTTCACCCTGTTCTTCATCACCGCGCTTCTGGGTCGCGTGTGGTGCGGGTGGGCTTGTCCGCACACGGTGTTTCTCGATCATGTCTACAGGAAGATCGAGCGTTGGATCGACGGCGACGCCGTGAAGCGCCGCGCACTGGATCAAGCGCCCTGGACAACTGAAAAGATCATCCGGCGCGTCGTGAAACACACGCTCTACATCCTGGTGTCCGCGATCATCACCCACCTGTTCCTCGCGTACTTCGTTTCGCTGCCCGAGGTCTGGTCGATGATGCGCACCGCGCCGACGGAGCACTGGGGCGCCTTCCTCTTCATGGGCCTGGCCACCGGCGCGCTCTACTTCAACTTTGCCTGGTTCCGCGAACAGATGTGCATCGTCCTGTGTCCGTACGGGCGCATCCAGTCCGCGCTGATCGACGATCACTCCCTCGTCATCGGCTACGACACCAAGCGCGGCGAACCGCGGTCCAGCCGCAAGAGCGCGGCGTCGCGCAGGGAGGATGGCGCGGCCGCGCTCAAGTCCGCTGCTCCGCTCGCGGAGACAACCGCGACAGCGGAACCCGCCGGTGACTGCGTCGACTGCCTGCGCTGCGTGCAGGTCTGCCCGACGGGCATCGACATCCGCCAGGGCCTTCAGATGGAGTGCATCGGCTGCACGGCCTGCATCGACGCCTGCGACGCCGTCATGACGCGGCTCGGGCGCCCTGAGGGCCTGATCCGCTACGATTCGCAGCAGGGGTTCACCGGCAAACCAACACGCTGGCTGAGGTCGCGGACGATTCTTTATCTCGCCTTGTTCATGGTCGGTGCGGGCGTGGCCCTCTGGGCTCTCTCCACCGTCAAACCCATGAATCTCGACGTCACCCGGATGACCGGCGCGCCGTACGTCGTCGATGCGCAGACCGTGCGAAACCAGTTTCTCGTTCGCCTGCTCAACAAGCAGAACCGCCCCGCGCATTTCAACGTGCGCATTGTCGGCGGCCCCGAGGGGCTCAAGCAGGTGGGCCTCGAAACGACAGTCGAGGTTCCACCGCTGGCCGAGCTGGTCCAGCCCCTGATTCTCCAGCAGGCGCGCGATCGCTACGAGGGTTTGTTCAGATTCGAGGTCGAGGCCGATGGAGTCGAAACCTCCGCCCGCCTCGCCCGCAGGGTCGATTTCCTGGGCCCCGAAGCGAGGCTCCTGCGCGAGGAGGAGGCGGAGAAGCACCATGGCAAAAACTAG
- a CDS encoding c-type cytochrome: MNPNLPPDEPVRPHVFDGIQEYDKRLPNWWLYSLYASIVFWIGYWAYYEWLDIGQSSTEVVDAAMGKIEAQRLAATKLDDASLWKMSHTAAFVDAGQAAFVSNCAACHLASGRGKSESPAAIGPDLIDTAWIHGGRPVQIHDVIMKGVPEKGMPTWGPVLGAKKVTDITAFLLSKHKEGEPITVEGAKP; the protein is encoded by the coding sequence ATGAATCCGAACCTCCCCCCTGACGAACCCGTCCGGCCGCACGTCTTCGACGGCATCCAGGAATACGACAAGCGCCTGCCGAACTGGTGGCTCTATTCGCTGTATGCATCGATCGTTTTCTGGATCGGCTACTGGGCCTACTACGAGTGGCTCGACATCGGCCAGAGCAGCACCGAGGTCGTCGACGCCGCCATGGGCAAAATCGAGGCGCAGCGGCTCGCCGCCACGAAGCTCGACGACGCGAGCCTCTGGAAGATGAGCCACACCGCCGCGTTCGTCGATGCCGGCCAGGCCGCCTTCGTCTCCAATTGCGCCGCCTGCCATCTGGCCAGCGGACGCGGTAAGAGTGAGTCGCCCGCAGCCATCGGCCCCGATCTCATCGACACCGCATGGATCCACGGCGGGCGACCCGTGCAGATTCACGATGTCATCATGAAGGGCGTGCCCGAGAAGGGAATGCCCACCTGGGGACCGGTTCTCGGGGCCAAAAAAGTCACGGACATCACCGCATTCCTGCTGAGCAAACACAAGGAGGGTGAACCCATCACGGTTGAGGGCGCCAAGCCCTGA